In Bradyrhizobium sp. 1(2017), one DNA window encodes the following:
- a CDS encoding DUF2339 domain-containing protein, translating to MFDGPFDVFALIIAIAAFFIAIKASSQAAELRRRLSSLEEMFYAQRQVQPPPLAPAWEQATATATAATEPPPLAPESEPTPPPVTEEVSPPPLETSPQADAPPPLPPPAPGFEERLGTRWVVWIGGLALALGGFFMVRYSIEAGLLGPGVRVFLGGLFALALLCAGEWTRRKESISAIQALPIANIPAILTAAGTAVAFATIYAAYALYGFLVPATAFVLLGIVAMGTLAAALLHGPALAGLGVVGAFVTPILVSSGKPDYWALYIYLAIVTAASFGLARIRLWRWLAVTTIVFAVLWTFPGLDTEQLQVAPHAFHVIAGFVLAALLVVCGLMFGPTIDDGEIEPVSSSSLGAYLFGAMLIVLSSAHADLALIAFTLLVAGTLFVAWRAPAATGALGAAGAAVFIVFAEWAVRANPDMLVLPGGPISGVGPTAIDGSVTLHLVTAAIFAAGFGIAGFLAQGRSNSVVIPVVWSAAAVATPIAILVALYARVAHLDRSIPFAILAVLLAAAFGAATESLARRENRPGLATSVALFATGTLGALALALTFALEKGWLTIALALMSLGTAWISLQRPIPVLRRLAAIFAAIVTARIAYDPLIVGDAVGTTPIFNWLLWGYGLPAAAFWGASIFLRRRADDAPLRVVEAAAILFTALLAFMEIRHLATGGYMTAPPSLLECALQVCVSLAMAIGLERLRLRSRSIVHNVGAIVLTAIAGLISVFGLFILENPLLWHIDVGGPVFNLLLLGYALPAVLMLLLSYAAVGMRGKVYANTIAGGALLFALAYVTLEIRRFYHGPILSTGETTGAEQYTYSIGWLAFGVVLLGVGILVNSERARLASAVVIALTILKAFVIDMSMLTGVYRALSFMCLGVVLVAIGWLYQRILFRRQVAPPPAPQPSS from the coding sequence ATGTTCGACGGCCCGTTTGACGTCTTCGCACTGATCATTGCGATCGCCGCCTTCTTCATCGCGATCAAGGCCTCGAGCCAGGCGGCCGAGCTGCGCCGCCGGCTGAGCTCGCTGGAAGAGATGTTTTACGCGCAGCGGCAGGTGCAGCCGCCGCCGCTCGCGCCAGCTTGGGAGCAGGCGACCGCCACTGCAACGGCTGCCACGGAGCCCCCGCCGCTTGCGCCGGAATCCGAACCGACGCCGCCGCCCGTTACCGAAGAAGTCTCGCCGCCGCCGCTCGAAACGAGCCCGCAGGCCGATGCGCCGCCTCCGCTGCCGCCGCCTGCGCCCGGCTTCGAGGAGCGGCTCGGCACGCGCTGGGTGGTGTGGATCGGCGGGCTTGCGCTCGCGCTCGGCGGCTTCTTCATGGTGCGCTATTCGATCGAGGCCGGCCTGCTCGGCCCCGGCGTGCGCGTATTCCTCGGCGGCCTGTTCGCCCTGGCGCTGCTTTGCGCCGGCGAATGGACGCGGCGCAAGGAGAGCATCTCGGCGATCCAGGCGTTGCCGATCGCCAACATCCCCGCGATCCTCACCGCGGCCGGCACGGCGGTGGCGTTCGCCACCATCTATGCGGCCTATGCGCTCTACGGCTTCCTCGTGCCCGCAACGGCCTTCGTGCTGCTCGGCATCGTCGCCATGGGGACCCTTGCCGCAGCGCTGCTGCACGGGCCGGCGCTCGCGGGCCTCGGCGTCGTCGGCGCGTTCGTGACGCCGATCCTCGTCTCCAGCGGCAAGCCGGACTATTGGGCGCTCTATATTTATCTCGCCATCGTCACCGCCGCGAGCTTCGGCCTCGCCCGCATCCGGCTATGGCGCTGGCTCGCGGTGACCACGATCGTATTCGCCGTGCTCTGGACCTTCCCCGGCCTCGATACCGAACAGCTGCAGGTTGCCCCGCACGCCTTCCATGTGATCGCAGGCTTCGTCCTCGCCGCGCTGCTCGTGGTCTGCGGCCTCATGTTCGGCCCGACGATCGACGACGGCGAGATCGAGCCGGTGTCGTCGAGCTCGCTTGGTGCCTATCTGTTCGGCGCGATGTTGATCGTGCTGTCGAGCGCGCATGCCGATCTGGCACTGATCGCTTTCACACTGCTGGTCGCCGGAACACTGTTCGTGGCCTGGCGCGCGCCGGCCGCGACCGGCGCGCTGGGCGCTGCCGGTGCCGCCGTATTCATCGTGTTCGCCGAATGGGCGGTGCGCGCCAATCCCGACATGCTGGTGCTGCCGGGCGGCCCGATATCCGGTGTCGGTCCAACGGCGATCGACGGCTCCGTGACGCTGCATCTGGTGACCGCCGCGATCTTCGCTGCCGGCTTCGGCATTGCCGGCTTCCTTGCGCAAGGCCGGTCGAACTCTGTGGTCATCCCGGTGGTGTGGTCGGCGGCAGCGGTCGCGACCCCGATCGCGATCCTGGTTGCGCTCTATGCGCGCGTTGCCCATCTCGATCGCTCGATCCCGTTTGCGATCCTCGCCGTGCTGCTCGCCGCCGCCTTTGGTGCCGCGACCGAATCCCTGGCGCGCCGCGAAAATCGACCAGGGCTCGCCACCTCCGTCGCATTGTTCGCCACGGGCACGCTCGGCGCACTGGCGCTGGCGCTGACCTTCGCGCTGGAAAAAGGCTGGCTCACGATCGCGCTCGCGCTGATGTCGCTCGGCACGGCCTGGATTTCGTTGCAGCGGCCGATCCCGGTGCTGCGCCGGCTCGCGGCGATCTTCGCCGCGATCGTCACTGCGCGCATCGCTTATGATCCGCTCATCGTCGGTGACGCCGTCGGCACCACGCCGATCTTCAACTGGCTGCTGTGGGGCTACGGCCTGCCGGCCGCCGCGTTCTGGGGCGCGAGCATCTTCCTGCGCCGCCGCGCCGACGACGCGCCGCTGCGCGTGGTCGAGGCCGCCGCCATCCTGTTCACCGCGCTGCTCGCCTTCATGGAGATCCGGCACCTTGCAACGGGTGGCTATATGACGGCCCCGCCGTCTCTGCTCGAATGCGCGCTCCAGGTCTGCGTGTCACTTGCCATGGCGATCGGGCTGGAACGTCTGCGGCTGCGCAGCCGCAGCATCGTGCACAATGTCGGTGCAATCGTGCTCACCGCCATCGCCGGGTTGATCAGCGTGTTCGGCCTCTTCATCCTGGAGAACCCGTTGCTCTGGCACATCGACGTCGGCGGCCCGGTGTTCAACCTGCTGCTGCTCGGCTATGCGCTGCCGGCGGTGCTGATGCTGCTGCTGTCCTATGCGGCGGTTGGGATGCGCGGCAAGGTCTACGCCAACACCATCGCCGGCGGCGCGCTGTTGTTCGCGCTCGCCTATGTCACGCTGGAGATCCGCCGCTTTTATCACGGTCCGATCCTCTCCACCGGCGAGACGACCGGCGCGGAGCAGTACACCTATTCGATCGGCTGGCTCGCCTTCGGCGTGGTGCTGCTCGGCGTCGGCATCCTCGTCAATTCGGAGCGTGCGCGGCTGGCATCTGCCGTCGTCATCGCGCTGACGATCCTGAAGGCCTTCGTCATCGACATGTCGATGCTGACGGGCGTCTATCGCGCGCTGTCGTTCATGTGCCTCGGCGTCGTGCTGGTGGCGATCGGCTGGCTCTACCAGCGCATCCTGTTCCGGCGGCAGGTCGCACCGCCGCCGGCTCCACAGCCGAGTAGCTGA
- a CDS encoding methyl-accepting chemotaxis protein produces MSKLSIVFKLLTVLSVLVLSLAGVGVMAIGTMQNINAHTVEIAESWLPSVRALGSMRADINELRVALRLHLMQDTAEGKDAAEKRLASLRERIEKTRKVYEPLISAAEERSLYQQWAKAWAEYLNGVQEVMALSRKGVGRFPADANEMLQTKVAKMAQAADPLLQKGIELNNSGAELETKQAADSYATIFRVLVGVIVFSVVIAIGAAYYLVRDVSRGIASIIRPMQSLGEGDLSAEVPHRGEKTEIGSMADALQIFKEALIAKKAADEAAAADAEAKIERGRRVDAITRKFEAMIGEVVGTVSSASTELEASATTLTNTAQRGQELATVVAAASEEASTNVQAVASASEELSSSITEISRRVQDSARMAAEAVEQAARTNERVNALSQAASRIGDVVELINTIAGQTNLLALNATIEAARAGEAGRGFAVVASEVKALAEQTAKATGEIGAQVSGIQSATQESVSAIQEIGGTIERLSEVSAAIAAAVEEQGAATQEISRNVQQASVGTQEVSMNITDVQRGAIETGSASTEVLSAAKSLATDSTRLKVEVAQFLESVRAA; encoded by the coding sequence ATGTCGAAATTGTCGATCGTATTCAAGCTGCTGACCGTGTTGTCGGTCCTCGTATTGTCGCTCGCCGGCGTTGGCGTCATGGCGATCGGCACGATGCAGAACATCAACGCCCACACCGTCGAGATCGCGGAAAGCTGGCTGCCGAGCGTGCGTGCGCTCGGCTCGATGCGTGCCGACATCAACGAGCTGCGCGTCGCGCTGCGCCTTCACTTGATGCAGGATACCGCTGAAGGCAAGGATGCCGCCGAGAAACGTCTCGCTTCGCTGCGTGAGCGCATCGAGAAGACCCGCAAGGTCTACGAACCGCTGATCAGCGCGGCCGAGGAGCGCTCGCTCTACCAGCAATGGGCCAAGGCGTGGGCCGAGTACCTGAATGGGGTGCAAGAGGTCATGGCGCTTTCGCGCAAGGGCGTCGGGCGTTTCCCTGCCGACGCCAATGAAATGTTGCAGACCAAGGTGGCGAAGATGGCCCAGGCGGCCGATCCGCTGCTGCAGAAGGGCATCGAACTCAACAACAGCGGCGCCGAGCTGGAGACCAAGCAGGCCGCCGACAGCTACGCAACGATCTTCCGCGTTCTGGTCGGCGTCATCGTGTTCTCGGTCGTGATCGCGATCGGCGCCGCCTATTATCTCGTGCGCGACGTTTCTCGCGGCATTGCCTCGATCATCCGTCCGATGCAGTCGCTCGGCGAAGGCGACCTCTCGGCCGAGGTGCCGCATCGCGGCGAGAAGACCGAGATCGGCTCGATGGCCGATGCGCTCCAGATCTTCAAGGAGGCGTTGATCGCCAAGAAGGCCGCAGACGAGGCGGCCGCCGCCGACGCCGAGGCCAAGATCGAGCGCGGCCGCCGCGTCGATGCCATCACCCGCAAGTTCGAAGCCATGATCGGGGAGGTGGTCGGCACCGTATCGTCGGCCTCGACCGAGCTGGAGGCATCGGCGACGACGCTGACCAACACGGCGCAGCGCGGCCAGGAGCTCGCGACCGTCGTCGCAGCTGCCTCCGAGGAGGCGTCCACCAACGTCCAGGCCGTGGCTTCCGCCTCGGAGGAGCTGTCCTCCTCCATCACCGAGATCAGCCGCCGCGTTCAGGATTCGGCGCGGATGGCCGCCGAAGCCGTCGAACAGGCGGCGCGGACCAACGAGCGCGTCAACGCGCTGTCGCAGGCGGCGTCCCGTATCGGCGACGTCGTCGAGCTCATCAACACCATCGCGGGCCAGACCAATCTGCTGGCGCTGAACGCGACCATCGAGGCGGCACGCGCCGGCGAGGCCGGCCGCGGCTTCGCGGTCGTCGCGTCCGAGGTCAAGGCGCTCGCCGAGCAGACCGCGAAAGCGACCGGCGAGATCGGCGCGCAGGTGTCGGGCATCCAGTCCGCCACGCAGGAATCGGTCAGCGCCATCCAGGAGATCGGCGGCACCATCGAGCGGCTGTCCGAGGTCTCCGCGGCCATCGCCGCCGCCGTCGAGGAACAGGGCGCGGCGACGCAGGAGATCTCGCGCAACGTGCAGCAGGCTTCGGTCGGCACGCAGGAGGTCTCGATGAACATCACCGACGTGCAGCGCGGCGCGATCGAGACCGGCTCGGCCTCGACCGAAGTGCTGTCGGCGGCGAAATCGCTGGCGACCGACAGCACCCGTCTGAAGGTCGAGGTCGCGCAATTCCTGGAGTCGGTGCGCGCGGCCTGA
- a CDS encoding YgfZ/GcvT domain-containing protein: MKSAFLPDRGVIKVAGEDARNFLNGLITTDVDRLKPGLGRFGALLTPQGKIIVDFLITEAPAGHGGGFLIDCPKALAESLATKLKFYKLRAKVTVENLSDSLGVLAAWGGPLAAQPDLAFADPRNGELGYRILIPEDLKQKLSDLIGAELVDAAEYESHRIALGAPRGGLDFMYGDAFPHETNMDRLAGVDFDKGCYVGQEVVSRMQHRGTARTRSVKVLLDGPSPEAGATILAGDKPVGTIGSTAGGKGIALVRIDRVADALDAGQPLTAGGLELTLAEPEVVRIPTKQPTA; this comes from the coding sequence ATGAAATCAGCGTTTCTTCCCGACCGGGGCGTGATCAAGGTCGCCGGCGAGGATGCACGCAACTTCCTCAACGGCCTCATCACCACCGACGTCGACAGGCTCAAGCCGGGGCTGGGCCGATTCGGTGCGCTGCTGACGCCGCAGGGCAAGATCATCGTCGATTTCCTGATCACCGAGGCGCCCGCCGGCCATGGCGGCGGGTTCCTGATCGACTGCCCGAAAGCGCTGGCCGAGAGCCTCGCCACCAAGCTGAAATTCTACAAGCTGCGCGCCAAGGTCACGGTGGAGAACCTGTCCGACAGTCTCGGCGTACTTGCGGCCTGGGGCGGCCCACTCGCGGCGCAGCCGGACCTCGCCTTTGCCGATCCGCGCAATGGCGAGCTCGGCTATCGCATCCTGATTCCGGAAGATCTCAAGCAGAAACTGTCCGACCTCATCGGCGCCGAGCTCGTCGATGCCGCCGAATACGAATCCCACCGCATCGCGCTCGGCGCGCCGCGCGGCGGGCTGGATTTCATGTACGGCGATGCGTTCCCGCACGAGACCAACATGGACCGGCTTGCCGGCGTCGATTTCGACAAGGGCTGCTATGTCGGCCAGGAGGTCGTCTCGCGTATGCAGCATCGCGGCACCGCGCGTACCCGCAGCGTCAAGGTGTTGCTCGACGGCCCGTCGCCCGAGGCCGGCGCCACCATTCTCGCCGGCGACAAGCCGGTTGGCACCATCGGCTCGACGGCTGGCGGTAAGGGCATCGCGCTGGTGCGCATCGATCGCGTCGCCGATGCGCTCGATGCCGGCCAGCCGCTCACCGCCGGCGGCCTTGAGCTGACGCTGGCAGAACCCGAAGTCGTGCGCATTCCAACCAAGCAACCCACCGCATGA
- a CDS encoding tyrosine phosphatase family protein, with protein sequence MIHVCSLAALPETVRLTGASHVLTVMANVEQVARPVSVLPANHLKVSMDDITEEMDGFVAPSETHIEQVLNFVRGWDRSAPLVVHCYAGISRSTASAFAAVCALNPNRDEIEIARRIRAASPIASPNRRIVGLADRALGRNGRMLRALDEMGPGAMMVEGRPFVIELE encoded by the coding sequence ATGATCCATGTCTGTTCTCTCGCCGCGCTCCCCGAAACCGTCCGCCTCACCGGCGCCAGCCACGTGCTGACGGTGATGGCCAATGTCGAGCAGGTGGCGCGGCCGGTGTCGGTGCTGCCCGCCAATCATCTCAAGGTGTCGATGGACGACATCACCGAGGAGATGGACGGCTTCGTCGCGCCGTCGGAGACACATATCGAGCAGGTCCTGAACTTCGTGCGCGGCTGGGACCGCTCTGCGCCGCTGGTGGTGCATTGCTACGCCGGCATCAGCCGCTCCACCGCGAGCGCGTTTGCGGCAGTATGCGCGCTCAATCCGAACCGCGACGAGATCGAGATCGCCAGGAGGATCCGCGCGGCTTCGCCGATCGCATCGCCCAACCGGCGCATCGTCGGCCTCGCCGATCGCGCTCTGGGACGCAACGGCCGCATGCTGCGGGCACTCGACGAGATGGGCCCGGGCGCGATGATGGTCGAGGGCCGCCCCTTCGTGATCGAGCTCGAATGA
- a CDS encoding NUDIX hydrolase: MSETLLTPIEIGLTAAIVAIEDHEPLILTARGSDGLAGLPFGPFDALAHRTFEIGLRAWVEAQTGLRLGYVEQLYTFGDRGRHAEAGDTGAHMVSIGYLALTRAASGELAADGASFEQWYRFLPWEDWREQPPGIIAREIIPALTTWAEEETPETTRALPRKDRVRFYFGLDGVPWDEERVLDRYELLYEAGLIEEARRDGRPAALARKVLPALGTSMRFDHRRILATAIARLRAKLKYRPVVFELLPAEFTLTELQHTVEAISGRHLHKQNFRRLVEAEALVEPTGVMSTQTGGRPAALYRFRREVLQERPAPGLRVRSRR, encoded by the coding sequence ATGAGCGAAACGCTCCTGACGCCGATCGAGATCGGTCTGACCGCGGCCATCGTCGCGATCGAGGACCACGAGCCGCTGATCCTCACCGCGCGCGGCAGTGACGGGCTCGCGGGCCTGCCGTTCGGGCCGTTCGATGCGCTCGCCCACCGCACCTTCGAGATCGGCCTGCGCGCCTGGGTCGAGGCGCAGACCGGCCTGCGGCTCGGCTATGTCGAGCAGCTCTACACGTTCGGCGACCGCGGCCGTCATGCCGAGGCCGGCGACACTGGTGCGCATATGGTGTCGATCGGCTACCTCGCACTGACGCGCGCCGCCAGCGGCGAGCTCGCAGCTGATGGCGCGAGCTTCGAGCAATGGTATCGCTTCCTCCCCTGGGAGGATTGGCGCGAGCAGCCGCCGGGAATCATCGCCCGCGAGATCATCCCGGCGCTGACGACATGGGCCGAAGAGGAGACGCCGGAGACGACGCGAGCGCTGCCGCGAAAGGATCGCGTGCGGTTCTATTTCGGTCTCGACGGTGTGCCCTGGGACGAGGAGCGCGTTCTCGACCGCTACGAGCTCCTGTACGAGGCCGGGCTGATCGAGGAAGCGCGGCGCGACGGCCGTCCTGCGGCATTAGCGCGCAAGGTGCTTCCCGCGCTCGGGACCTCGATGCGGTTCGACCACCGCCGGATTCTCGCCACGGCGATCGCGCGGCTGCGGGCAAAACTGAAGTATCGTCCTGTGGTGTTTGAACTTTTGCCCGCCGAGTTCACACTTACGGAACTGCAGCATACGGTGGAGGCCATCTCCGGCCGGCACCTGCACAAACAGAATTTCCGCCGCCTCGTCGAAGCCGAGGCCCTGGTCGAACCGACCGGGGTGATGTCGACACAGACCGGCGGACGCCCGGCAGCGCTCTATCGCTTCCGTCGCGAGGTGCTCCAGGAGCGGCCCGCGCCGGGCTTGCGCGTGCGCTCCCGGCGCTAG
- a CDS encoding dihydroorotase has product MTQRFDVILKGGTVVNQDGEGLRDIGVTGGRIAEIGALSQASAAEVIDCKGLHILPGVMDTQVHFREPGLEQKEDLETGSRSAVMGGVTAVFEMPNTSPLTVTEATFTDKVKRAHHRMHCDFAFFIGGTRENVQDLPVLERAPGCAGVKVFIGSSTGALLVEDDESLRRIFKVIRRRAAFHAEDEYRLNERKSLRIEGDARSHPVWRDETAALMATQRLVKLAHETGKRIHVLHISTKEEIEFLRDHKEVASCEATPHHLTLVAPECYERLGTLVQMNPPVRGADHRAGIWRGIEQGIVDVLGSDHAPHTLEEKSKTYPASPSGMTGVQTLVPVMLDHVNAGRLSLARFVDLTSAGPARLYNMACKGRIAAGYDADFTVVDLKRSETITNKWVASKAGWTPYDGVRVQGWPVGTFIRGRRVMWQGELVTASQGEPVRFLETLKQ; this is encoded by the coding sequence ATGACCCAGCGTTTCGACGTGATCCTCAAAGGCGGCACCGTGGTCAACCAGGACGGCGAGGGCCTGCGCGATATCGGCGTCACGGGCGGCCGAATCGCCGAGATCGGTGCATTGTCGCAAGCCAGCGCCGCGGAGGTGATCGACTGCAAGGGCCTTCACATCCTGCCCGGCGTGATGGACACGCAGGTGCATTTCCGCGAGCCCGGGCTGGAGCAGAAGGAAGACCTCGAGACCGGCTCGCGCAGCGCCGTGATGGGCGGCGTCACCGCCGTGTTCGAGATGCCGAACACGTCTCCATTGACCGTGACCGAGGCCACCTTCACCGACAAGGTGAAGCGCGCCCACCACCGCATGCATTGCGATTTCGCCTTCTTCATCGGCGGCACCCGCGAGAACGTGCAGGATTTGCCGGTGCTCGAACGGGCGCCGGGCTGCGCCGGCGTCAAGGTGTTCATCGGCTCCTCGACCGGCGCGCTCCTGGTCGAGGACGACGAAAGCCTGCGCCGCATCTTCAAGGTGATCCGCCGCCGCGCCGCGTTCCATGCCGAGGACGAATACCGCCTCAACGAGCGCAAATCGCTGCGCATCGAGGGCGATGCGCGCTCGCATCCGGTCTGGCGCGATGAGACCGCCGCGCTGATGGCGACGCAGCGCCTCGTCAAGCTGGCGCACGAGACCGGCAAGCGGATCCACGTGCTGCACATCTCGACCAAGGAGGAGATCGAGTTCCTGCGCGATCACAAGGAAGTCGCCTCCTGCGAGGCGACGCCGCATCATCTCACGCTGGTCGCGCCCGAATGCTACGAGCGGCTCGGCACGCTGGTGCAGATGAACCCGCCGGTGCGCGGCGCCGATCACCGCGCCGGCATCTGGCGCGGCATCGAGCAGGGCATCGTCGACGTGCTCGGGTCCGACCACGCGCCGCATACGCTGGAAGAGAAGTCGAAGACCTATCCAGCCTCGCCCTCGGGCATGACCGGCGTGCAGACGCTGGTGCCTGTTATGCTCGATCACGTCAACGCGGGCCGCCTGTCACTGGCGCGGTTTGTCGATCTCACCAGCGCCGGTCCCGCGCGGCTCTACAACATGGCCTGCAAGGGCCGCATTGCCGCCGGCTACGACGCCGACTTCACCGTTGTCGATCTCAAGCGCAGCGAGACCATCACCAACAAATGGGTGGCGTCCAAGGCCGGCTGGACGCCCTATGACGGCGTCCGCGTACAGGGCTGGCCCGTCGGCACCTTCATCCGTGGCCGCCGCGTGATGTGGCAGGGCGAGCTGGTGACGGCGTCGCAAGGCGAGCCGGTGCGGTTTCTGGAGACGCTGAAGCAGTAG
- a CDS encoding sulfurtransferase, with the protein MTQPNPLITTEQLAAILGDPNLRLYDCTTYNEPVPPGSDVPYRAVPGDKTFMAGHIPGADFLDLQGEFSDVAAEQFFMMPDVAQLEAAFGRHGLDASRTVVLYSIGTMMWSTRFWWMLRSLGVDARVLDGGFDKWKEEGRPVETGAPKGYPATTLKATPRAGFFVDKNTVMSRIGDPGTVMVNALGPQFHRGLEPSRYGRPGRVPGSVNVSAASLTNPNKTLTTLADAEAKFAAQGVTRDKSVILYCGGGISATIDLLLLTQLGYDKLTLYDASMGEWARDPALPIETD; encoded by the coding sequence ATGACCCAGCCAAATCCCCTCATCACGACCGAGCAGCTCGCCGCGATCCTCGGCGATCCCAATCTGCGCCTCTACGATTGCACGACCTACAACGAGCCGGTGCCGCCGGGCAGCGACGTGCCCTATCGCGCCGTGCCGGGCGACAAGACGTTCATGGCCGGCCACATCCCGGGCGCCGATTTCCTCGATCTGCAGGGCGAGTTCTCCGACGTCGCGGCAGAGCAGTTCTTCATGATGCCCGATGTGGCCCAGCTGGAGGCTGCGTTCGGCCGGCACGGCCTCGATGCGTCCAGGACCGTCGTGCTCTACAGCATCGGCACGATGATGTGGTCGACGCGGTTCTGGTGGATGCTGCGCTCGCTTGGCGTCGATGCGCGGGTGCTCGACGGCGGCTTCGACAAATGGAAGGAGGAGGGGCGGCCGGTCGAGACCGGCGCGCCCAAGGGCTATCCGGCGACGACACTCAAGGCCACGCCGCGCGCGGGCTTCTTCGTCGACAAGAACACGGTGATGTCGCGGATCGGCGATCCCGGGACGGTCATGGTCAACGCGCTGGGGCCGCAGTTTCACCGCGGCCTCGAGCCGAGCCGTTACGGCCGGCCCGGCCGCGTTCCCGGCAGCGTCAACGTATCGGCCGCGAGCCTTACCAATCCCAACAAGACGCTGACGACGCTGGCGGACGCCGAGGCGAAATTCGCGGCCCAGGGCGTCACGCGCGACAAGAGCGTGATTCTCTATTGCGGCGGCGGGATCTCGGCGACGATCGATCTGCTGCTGCTGACGCAACTCGGCTACGACAAGCTGACGCTGTACGATGCTTCGATGGGGGAGTGGGCGAGGGATCCGGCACTGCCGATCGAGACGGACTAG
- a CDS encoding YfbR-like 5'-deoxynucleotidase yields MTSGKKTARDARSRAWQRMLSGRRLDLLDPSPLDVEIADIAHGLARVARWNGQTTGAHIFSVAQHTLLVETVMRHEMPRVDQRVRLAALLHDAPEYVIGDMISPFKAVLDGHYKAVEKRLLGAIHIRFGLPPELPDEITQAIKAADRGAAYLEATELAGFSESEARHLFGKDPGLSDSVRRDYLTPWTAARAEKQFLERFGAVFA; encoded by the coding sequence ATGACATCCGGAAAGAAGACGGCGCGCGATGCGCGGTCCCGCGCCTGGCAGCGCATGCTGTCCGGCCGGCGGCTCGACCTGCTCGATCCTTCCCCGCTCGACGTCGAGATCGCCGACATCGCACACGGCCTCGCACGGGTCGCGCGCTGGAACGGGCAGACGACAGGCGCGCACATCTTCTCGGTTGCGCAGCACACGCTCCTCGTGGAGACCGTGATGCGGCACGAGATGCCGCGCGTGGATCAACGTGTGCGGCTTGCCGCACTGCTGCACGATGCGCCCGAATATGTGATCGGCGACATGATCTCGCCGTTCAAGGCCGTGCTCGATGGCCACTACAAGGCGGTCGAGAAGCGCCTGCTCGGGGCCATCCACATCCGCTTCGGCCTGCCGCCGGAACTGCCGGACGAGATCACGCAAGCCATCAAGGCCGCCGATCGCGGCGCGGCCTATCTAGAAGCGACCGAGCTTGCCGGCTTCAGCGAAAGCGAGGCGCGGCACCTGTTCGGCAAGGATCCCGGCCTCTCCGACAGCGTCCGGCGCGACTACCTCACGCCCTGGACCGCGGCGCGGGCCGAGAAGCAATTTCTGGAGCGGTTCGGCGCAGTGTTCGCGTAG
- a CDS encoding DNA-3-methyladenine glycosylase I — MSRAPRLHPDGKTRCPWPGEDPLYVAYHDTEWGVPEYDDRALYEKLILDGFQAGLSWITILRKRDNFRKAFDDFQPEKIARYSDKKVHALMNDAGIVRNKAKIDGAILSAKSYLEIMEKGPGFSKLLWDFMDGKPKVNHFKTTASVPASTPLSVQVSKELSSRGFKFVGPTIVYAFMQATGMVNDHLVDCHCHATCGKTQRKPRFKAK, encoded by the coding sequence ATGAGCCGCGCCCCTCGCTTGCATCCCGACGGAAAGACGCGCTGCCCCTGGCCCGGCGAAGATCCGCTCTATGTCGCCTATCACGACACCGAATGGGGCGTGCCTGAATATGACGACCGCGCGCTTTACGAGAAGCTGATCCTGGACGGCTTCCAGGCCGGCCTGTCCTGGATCACGATCCTGCGCAAGCGCGACAATTTCCGCAAAGCCTTCGACGATTTCCAGCCGGAGAAGATCGCGCGCTACAGCGACAAGAAGGTTCATGCGCTGATGAACGACGCCGGCATCGTGCGCAACAAGGCCAAGATCGATGGTGCGATCCTGAGCGCGAAGTCGTATCTCGAGATCATGGAGAAGGGACCAGGCTTCTCGAAGCTGCTGTGGGACTTCATGGACGGGAAGCCCAAGGTCAACCATTTCAAGACCACTGCGAGCGTGCCGGCCTCGACGCCGCTGTCGGTGCAGGTCTCCAAGGAGCTGTCCTCGCGCGGCTTCAAGTTCGTCGGCCCGACCATCGTCTATGCCTTCATGCAGGCGACCGGCATGGTCAACGACCATCTCGTCGACTGCCATTGCCACGCGACCTGCGGCAAGACGCAGCGCAAGCCGCGCTTCAAGGCCAAATGA